AAGGATGACAACATTACTGATCAACACAGAGTAAAACTGATACCAAAGTGAGCTTCTTTTTGATTAGCATAGATTTTAACTGACTGACAATTTTGGCAGAACGCTTTGATCTTTTCAATAAGCGTACCATGCTATTACAATTAGTAAATATTACCTTGAATATAGCGCTATTCACCAGGCTTGGTCATGACAGAAGGCAAAAGCACGTCagaattcaatttaaaaatgacatgGTTGCAATGATGTGTCATATAACTACATTAGAACCCCCCTTAAAATGAAGCCCTTTTTGTAAGATTTGGAGCATTAGAGGCTGCTTCTTGTTTTGAAGCCATAGCATCAGTGCAATGCTTTCTCAATCCCTTTAGGATTTTCACTTTAGTCCTGCACTCAACTCCTCAGCATTGCCTGCTTTCCTCTCAATGTTCTTACTCTGTTAACTCCTAGCTCAACTTTTTACCCACCCCAGCCCAATAACTCTAGCGAATTATTACTAAAAGGTTTTAGAGAACCattctacacacaaaaaccccacgtggtgtattttgtgttatgttgTCGTTTCTCTTATGTGTACAGATGGAAGATGCATGGTAGTGGTGCAGTGGAGAAGCAAATTGATTGATAGATACCTCCGCTGTTGCGTACAGGTTTAATTGGGTAGGTATACTGCTCTAAGCTTTAGatggacaaaaacaaaaatacttaacTATATGCATCCTGGTATGAAAACGCATGTTAAATCTTTATACCAGCAACTGGCAAGACAGTGCAAATGTAAGGTTTAAAAATTAAGTTAAACGTGGAATAAGCTCCTTTTTTTatgctataaggatgagaccagaccatgtttcacaTTTTAACCAGGTTTGCCATTTATTAGTTACAAATACCAAACATTGCATTCTACAGTGAACATCATTGGTCAAAGAGTACAGCACATAGAGAGACTGATctgagagtgtaagagcctccctttctctctctctcttctccatcAGAACAGAACAGAGGGAGGTTGCTCAGTCTGAATATAAGAGATCTTTAACCATTTGtttagaaaagaaaacacacattgtataaattaaacaataaaccaacaaataaatcaaattaaaggaacacatttttcttttttaaaatatgacttTGTTACATTACCGATCAACACAGAGCAAAACAGGTAACAAACACACCCACAAACTGACCCCCTCCTTCATATACTAtagatttaaaaagcaaaatcCACAGCTTTTTGCACAATTCTGATTTGTAGTCTGACTATGCCAAAGTATTTAACAccccaaataaaagaaaacagtgaTCAAGAGATTACCTCTGCTCAGGTTCTTTGTATTTGGTACTGGAAGGGGTGAAGGGACAACACACAAACAGTCAGGAACCACAGAGAATATATTCAGAAAACCAGTAGCAAAACAAAGCAATCAGAGAAACACTGGTACAACAGTAATTTTAAACTAATCTTAAAATACTAGTAGTCTTAAGATAATTAAGCAAGTCATACAGTTAAAACATGAAAACACCATGGTCTTTCAATAATACACAAAGGATGGTAATTATAAGACTGTGTCCCATTTCTtcaaagtacaatacaataaataaatgaaacatatAAAGGGGAGAGAATATATAGAGCTGTAATATTTACGACATTTATCTTTCTACCCAGACAAAGTTCACACACATTACTTTTCAACTTCATCACAAATCCATATATCGAACAACGTCCTTTTTAGAAGTCATGGTGCACCGATAAAAGCGAAGCGTGGCAAGATCAATGCCGGTGTCGTAACAAACTGCCTCTCCGCATGATAGTGGCTCCCGGGGCCATTATAATATGGAACTAACCTGTCTGATCGTGCCTCCCGTATGATACTGCTACCGAACGCATTATAATAGGGAGGCACTATATGATAGGCAGTACTATCGAAGGTATGATCGTGATTTATGCACTGTATTAGTTTTATCATATAATAAATATCTTAGAAGTAGAGGTCTTCaatatatagttgttgtttttttgagaCACTCATCAGAaccttagtttaaaaaaaataaacaagcaatggCCCGTGGGTGAGTTAGCGGTGAATATGCATCGCCTCATTCCTCATCTTCCTCTGCTTGTACCTAATAATATATTGAGGGCTTCTGGTTTCAGTCGTGTTTAACTACACCCGTTTTAAAATGAGCCTAAGCGCTGTTTAATgcgttttggtttctgaattaaaactgagaaatgtgttaattgtgaaattaattcgtAAGGGAGGCGAAAAGTCAGACAAAAGCAccaaaaaccagaagccctaagtgtgtgtgtgcgtgtgcgtgtgcttgtacgtgtgtgcgcatgcgtgtgtgtgtgtgtgtgcgtgtaaacACAGTAAAATCCAAAATTACacaatcaaaataaaatgaaatcgaCATACTCTGTCTACAAAAAAAGTGCATTCTATAACTACAAAGAaacatgcaataaaataaataaacagcatgtgTAAAAGCACCGCTTACAACCACAGCTGAACAACACAAATCTAAAatctttatgcatttatttttggtGTAAATCTTACCTTGAATACCATTCTATTGACTCGGCTTGGTCATAACTTACTGTACAAGTTAAGCAGGTCATAATTATTGGCGACAACAAGTcattatacagtagtgtgcaaatgtattagagaaCCTCAACTTCTCTTTTTTgacattttaatggtataaacaGGAATCACCAAACTATGTTAGCTGTACTGGGCTCTATTTCCGCTTGGTAATCAGTGATCTAAAAGCAATatgcactcgtgtgaaaatgttagaccatttTGGGATTTAAttgggcatcttaaacaacttctaaaaagtctcctgcattttacaaTGTGTGGCAGTGTGTTCCTCTTACGACTTTTAATAACTGTATGTGTGACCTATTttaaagtcatcagttaaattagacaatgattatttgcctcttttgacaattttcaaagattttcagttacagtggtttgattttataTGCACAACAATCGAAACAACCAAAGCAATGGAGTGTTCTAATAAATCTGCAGACGACTGTATAACTTAAGAAACTGCACTTTGCATGAAAATGTAATAGAAATCATTACTCTACCCCGCAAACAACACCCATTACTACCACGGACGCTatcaaataaatactttttttgttgaaAATCAAAATTTTATATACAGTTGTAAATATAATCATgtatgcattaaaaaatgttcagtttcaaaattattatttagcGTGTGTTGACGAAAGGGGTTTTAAGTTAGTTAGACCCCCTCCCCTATTTGGTGGACTAACTGTCCCATGGTTAGTGCACCCAAAATGTTGGCCTTTTATTGTCTGTCTGTTAAGAGTTTTTATTctatttgttgtgtttattaagcGCACTGGGATGTTTGTTCGTGGCAGATACTATATAAAGTAAATGAAATTGGTGTTGTGTGTTCACATTCCAATGGTATCACAATGCATCTATACACACTGCTGCTAATCCATTGcaataccatggtaacatatcaGTGCTATATAAAGTACAGATATgctcaaaagtttagcatcatcaccctatagaattaactaatattGCATCATAAAGtgaaatgaaacctgatgaataatgttacgtaaacatattgaatgacataccgCTGTAGTGTTttcatatatttaatgaaaaactgacaaaaattgaaaaatgtgatatttcgaaatcaaaacatgaaatactgtactactataatggcttccgctagacttttgtgatatcattttgtagttattttgattgcatgatgttgaattcatataggtttttttttttttaattatgtctcttcctaaaattctaggtgatgcaaatcttttggccattgATGTATATATCAGCACCgctctggatttttttttccacctcaattttttgctggtaatgctgtgttTTCCGAATGGTTCTGCTAGGGTAATACACTGGGATTGTAATGAGGATCTCCAGTGGCATTTTTTCCATAAGGGCTTTACATACTACTGCATACACTGATTCACAACAgcactttatatattaaatgtcCTGGGTTGCACAACAGAGATCTCCATAGTCGGCGAACATGAGAAACAGCTGCACAAGATTCACCCTCCCTTACATTGTGTTGTTAATCATATCCATTTCGATGTTGACCTGGACCTCGGACATCCTTCTGGAGGTGGACGGGTAACGTTTGCACAGATCCTCGTCGGACTTCCTCTTTCCTCCAGCCTTGGGCCATGCAATCCTTCTCCCTGCTTCCAGGCACACAGTGGGAATGTCCACCCGGCCGGGGTCCCTCTCCCAGACACAGATCCGGAGCAGGGCCTTTATCCCGGTGCGGAACTTGATGTTGAGCCAGCAGTAGATGAAGGGGTTGTAGCAGGTGCTGCTCATGGCGAGCCAGTGGAAGGCAAAGTAGAGGGTGTTGTTGATACTGATGACATTGCTGGAGGAGAGGACCATGAAGCAGTTGAGGGGGAACCAGCAGACCGCAAACACAAGCACCACCAGCATGAGCATGTTGATGGTCTTCTGATTGTGGCGTCGCTGCCTGCTGTTAATGTCCCTGATGCGCCGCAACAGGTTCTTTCTCAAAGTGGTGTAGGTGATGGTGATCACCAGCAGGGGCACCACGTACAGTATGATGAACGTGACCAAGTCCAGGTACTTGCAGTAGAGGTCCGAGGGAGCAGGGAAGTCTGGCAGGCACAGCTGCCGGGTGTTGTCTTGCCTGGATGACAGAGAAAGAAGGTgcagaatgggttacctagccatgttctTGATGGTTAATccttgggatcctttaagacccaacttgaccaACTTTGGAAATCAACTGGAACTGGACAAGCACTGATagaccaaatggcctcctctcattcttaAATGTTCTTAGTTTCTTCAGTTACAAATATGATTATAAAAACCAATGTAACCCCCTCACAACATCTGTGCAATCATAATACAGTACCAGCCTGCTTTACCCTGCTTTACTACGGTTTTTACCAGGCTGTACTATGCATACGCTTTACCATGCTGCGCTCGCTGATATACTTTGACCATGGTATAGAGTAGGAAACTTTTTAAAAACTGGAGAGACCATTTAAAACTCGTTCAGGTGAATAAGGGAGGCGATCTTTCTGATCTGTGTTCAGCTATGTGTGAGTGCAGCGGTCAATGCATTTACCCAAGATCAAAATGCATCAGCTTTTGGTAAATGGTGTGGGGCAAAGAGAAGCAGGAAGCCATGATCCAGAGGAAGGAGATGTAGGCGATCCCTCGGGCTGCTGTCATACGTGGCTTCAGTGGATGCATGATTGCCTGAAACAGGGAAAACACGC
This sequence is a window from Acipenser ruthenus unplaced genomic scaffold, fAciRut3.2 maternal haplotype, whole genome shotgun sequence. Protein-coding genes within it:
- the LOC131736109 gene encoding G-protein coupled receptor 83-like isoform X1 yields the protein MLTCFIYSRIWSIQKHFVFRRRMLLYLQTGHLGTENTDYRKTTLKKKKRIQQKKMDLPVPFSNKYFKLKFPNRTSLETVRQDFNKSFGTLSLQDVCDMIPLLHADNNTQKTLLIVAYLLIMTFSLFGNLLVCLVVVKMKKRNVTNVFIFNLALAHLMLTLLNMPFTLARFVSSTWDFGKAMCHMSRFTHYCSLHVSTFTLTAISLEVYQAIMHPLKPRMTAARGIAYISFLWIMASCFSLPHTIYQKLMHFDLGQDNTRQLCLPDFPAPSDLYCKYLDLVTFIILYVVPLLVITITYTTLRKNLLRRIRDINSRQRRHNQKTINMLMLVVLVFAVCWFPLNCFMVLSSSNVISINNTLYFAFHWLAMSSTCYNPFIYCWLNIKFRTGIKALLRICVWERDPGRVDIPTVCLEAGRRIAWPKAGGKRKSDEDLCKRYPSTSRRMSEVQVNIEMDMINNTM
- the LOC131736109 gene encoding G-protein coupled receptor 83-like isoform X2 is translated as MDLPVPFSNKYFKLKFPNRTSLETVRQDFNKSFGTLSLQDVCDMIPLLHADNNTQKTLLIVAYLLIMTFSLFGNLLVCLVVVKMKKRNVTNVFIFNLALAHLMLTLLNMPFTLARFVSSTWDFGKAMCHMSRFTHYCSLHVSTFTLTAISLEVYQAIMHPLKPRMTAARGIAYISFLWIMASCFSLPHTIYQKLMHFDLGQDNTRQLCLPDFPAPSDLYCKYLDLVTFIILYVVPLLVITITYTTLRKNLLRRIRDINSRQRRHNQKTINMLMLVVLVFAVCWFPLNCFMVLSSSNVISINNTLYFAFHWLAMSSTCYNPFIYCWLNIKFRTGIKALLRICVWERDPGRVDIPTVCLEAGRRIAWPKAGGKRKSDEDLCKRYPSTSRRMSEVQVNIEMDMINNTM